The DNA window TTAACGTTTGTAAAGTATCTTTCTTCCTTTCTAACTCTGTAGGTAAAATGTTAGGTCTAGTGAACTGTATCTTCGGTTGTGGTAACCAGTCTGGTCCATTCCACCACAATTTGCATGTTTTAAGATTTGCTACTGTCATTCCCCTTGATGCAATGTCAGCTGGATTATCATCAGATTTTACGTGGTACCACTGACTGCCTTTGACGTTAGTCGTGATCTCGACAACACGGTTAGCTATAAAGGTTTTCCATTTGTTAGGGTCTCCAAATATCCAAGAGATAACAATTGAAGAATCCGTCCACGCGTATATCTGTGATGCAGGTAATCTCAAGGCCTTccctatttgttttaaaagcctGGATAACAGTAGAGCTCCACACAATTCTAGCCGTGGTAACGATATGGTCTTTAAGGGGGCTACTCTTGTTCTTGCTGCGACTATAGAAGTTTTTACAGAGCCATCTGAGTATGTAACGCGGCAATACACTACAGCACCATATGCTTGTACGGACGCGTCACTGAATCCGTGAATTTCAATACAATCTTTGTTTGAACTTGAGGTGCCCATCCATCTATTTATGCATATTCCGTTTACATTTTCAAGGTCAGATCGAATTGTAGACCATTTTTCAGCTAATGTCGGATTTACAGCTTCATCCCACTCAACCTTTTCAAGCCAGAGTTGCTGGATAAGAATCTTTGACATCACAAGACAAGGTGCGATCCATCCCAGAGGATCGAATAGCCGTTGGATATCTGAGAGTATGCTACGCTTCGTAATGACATTGCCGATAGGAGGTAAGTTTAGGCTGTATTCGAATTGATCTTTCCCCAAATTCCATTGTATACCCAGGGCTTTAATGACTCCATCAACATTCAGTTTCAGGTGAGCATTAGATGATCTTTCGTTTGGATCAATTGTTTCCATGAATTCACGACTATTAGAAGACCACTTTTTTAGTTCAAATCCACCTAGCTTAAGTAATCCTTTCAAATCTTGGCTAATTCTCACTGCTTCTTTCAAATTATCACACCCGGACATGACGTCATCAACATAGAAATCTTCACGTAAAATTCGTGCGGCTTCGGGAAACCTTTCTCCTTCATCATCTGCCAATTGCATGAGTGTTCTTATAGCGAGATATGGCGCAGATGCTGTTCCAAAAGTAACCGTCAAGAGCCTGTATTCTTTAATGTCATCGCTTGGATCATTTCTCCACAGAATTCTCTGAAAGTCAGCATCTTCTCTATCAATCCAGACCATCCTATACATTTTCTGAATGTCAGAGGCAAAACATATAGCATGCATACGCCATCTAACAATTATACTCCTAAGGTCTTCTTGCAGGATTGGTCCTACGAGGAGTTCATCGTTCAGAGAAATGCCGTTGGAGCCCTTGCACGATGCGTCGAATACAACTCGTGTCTTAGTAGTTTCTTTATCATTTCGAATCACCGCATGATGTGGTAAGTAAACTGATTTACTGTTCATTTCTTTAGTAGGCACTTCTTCCATGTGTTTTAATTCTTTATACTCTTCAATCACCTTCGTATATTCTTGTTTCAGGTCTTTATTCTGACTAAATCTTCTTTCTAAATGCACAAATCTTCTTTTTGCTATTTCTCGCGTGTTTCCTTCAGCTGATTTTGGATTTTCTGTATTAAAAGGTAGTCGGACAATGTATTTGCCTTCCTTAACACGCTTGTGTGTTTTCTTGTAGATATTTTCACATAGTTGTTCCTTTAGAGTAGGTGTTCTCTTTGAGTCTACATCAATTTCCCATATTGTTTTGAGTAAATCTTCAATATTAACTTCTTGCTTCATGACCTGAATGGAATTTTCTCTAGAGTTAACATTCAATGTAGTTCCACCCATCAGGATCCATCCCAGGTGAGTGTTTTGAGCGCATGGAGTACCTGGTGGGCCCTTGATGAGACCTTGCTTCAAAATTGCTACGTACTCGTTTACTCCTAATAACAGATCTATAGTTCCAGATGCAAAACAGTTTTCATCTGCGAGCTGGATGCTTGATAAATGCGGCCAATCAGTCTCCGTGACTACGCTTGAGGGGTTGATGTTTGAAGTCAAGGGCTTAGACATCACGTAGGCTTTAATAGGTAAGTTAAAGTTGTCTTCCCATCGTGACAATACTTGTACTTCGACTTCGTGCTTGACTCTGACTTTCATTGATTCCATTCCGGAGACGATTAGGTTCACTGGATATTTATTGAGTTTCAGGATCTGAGTTGCCTTCTCGCTTATAAAACATGCTTGAGATCCTGAATCTATCAGCGCCTTCAATGCAGTAGTGTAACCATTTTCACTCTTCAGAATAACTACTGCGGTAGCTAATAATGCAATCTTCTGCCCAGAAATATGATGTGACGCTACCATTGCCTGAATCTTCTCTTCTGCATCTGCTTGTGATGACGTCGCTTGCTGAGGTTCTACATGAGAAGCCAACTCATTCGTATTCTTGGGTTGATGCAAAAGTGTGTGGTGGCGTCGTTTACAAATACGGCAGGACATTGGCATGCGACACTTAAATACTGAGTGTCCTGCTGCTAAGCAGTTGAAACAGAGCTTGTTTGTTTTGACATGTTCTCTTCGTTCATTAAGTGCCATTTTGTTAAACGCGTTGCAGTGACATAGTGTGTGTGTATCCTTACATAAAGCACATGATTTCTTCTGATCATTTGAAGACGTAGAAACATGCAGCACGCGTTCTTTTGTGGTTCTGGTACTAGTGGTAGGATTAACAAGCTCAAGTGTCCGGAATGTAGACTCTAAAAACTCGCGCAAGTCTTTCCAAGTAGATAAGCTTTCTGGATTCACCGAACAAGCAGACTGCTCCCATTCCTTGTGCGACTCCGGGTCCAACTTCTGCACGACCAGAAATACAATTATAGGATCCCAGGAGCCGGTAAACACTTTCAAATTTTCCAAGCTGTTGATGATCTCACTAGTGGTGTCCAGGAGAGTTTTCAGCTGGGCCGCAGATTGTGAGGTACATTTCTTCAAGGAAAATAATCGTTTAAGTAGTGCATTAACTATTAGGCGTCTATTGCTGTAACGATGATTCAGCATTTCCCATGCTTGAACATAATTAGCACCAGTCACATGTACATGTTTCAGTAATGATGCCGCTTCACCCGTGACGCTTGTCTTCAAATAGTGTAATTTTTCAACTTCGCTTAATCTTGTGCATTCATGtattaatgacacaaataaatctttatagGTAGGCCATTCTTCATAATTTCCAGAAAAAGCAGGTAATTGTATACTAGGCAACTTGACCTTGGCCGGACCTTCACATGAAACGTTACTACACACAGAATGGTCGGACGTCTTCTTATGATGTGCTGCCAACAAGTCTTTAAGATCGCCTAACATACATAAGTACAGATCTTCTTGTATGAAGAACTCCTCATTGACAAAATATGACAACACGCCACGTTGTTCACGCGTGGTGCACTTTAATAAGTCTTGATGTGCTTGTTTAAATGTGTTCCAATATTGTTCAAGGGTTTCTATTCTTGTTTGTATATAACCTGCTTTCGATAAACGTTCTTTGGGGCACTTCTTAAGATTTGTCTGTGTTTTCTTTAGCAACGCTGCTGTATCTTCAAGTATACTTAACATTTGATCAGCTTGAGAAGTCATGGTTCACGTTGAACAGTCTTAAATTTTGAGATTATATCCTCAATTGCAAACTTTTCTATCAAATCACACTAATTAATTTTGCGTAAACAACAGCACCCGGCGCTCGCTTATCGCATTGGAATGTGTCTTCTATAGTTCTCGCGGCCGGCGGCTCAGGTAAGCGATGATGTTCAATCCGGTTCGATAGTCGACCATATGTTTTGGATGATACGGTTGATTGTGGCTTGAGGTGATTTTTGTGGAAGGAAACACGTCTTTCTCGTACAATTGTTTATTGGcaactactttaaaaaatactcgCACCGATAGTTAAGCGAGTGATgtgaatgaattataataactttaacaaaaagCAATACAAAAGCTACATACTCAATAAATCAACTCCACtttcaaatatatgtttttatacaacAGTTATTAGTTATCACGAAGGCGCCTTAACACAAGGAATCTTCCCTTAACAAAGCCCCGAATGTAATTAACCCGCCAACATCTcacttaaagttaaaataaccCAAAGATCCGGTTTAAAccggttttaataaaattctaaaacattatttaccgTGGGGTGGCTTTGAATGTAATCAGAGCTGAGACAACGATTACTCTGTGTTTGCGAGTAATGAACGATTTTGAACGAATGAAATTGTATGAGTGAACGACGTTATTGCGGATTACGTATCTTGTTAAAGATGTGACGCaagatttgttaaataaaacatttatttgtcatcTTTTATGGTAATTATATCACGTAGGtactttatgtatttaatacacGAATTACTAACATGCTTTGTTGACAATggcttttttattaatttacacttAATGGTATCACAAATATTCAGTGACCATTTAGTATTTGGCCGAATTACTGGAcatcaaataatgaaaaaaggtaatcatcaaaaaatacttttcttttgtcaaataaaaatgaccGAATATCCGGCGGTTAGGCCGAGAGCGATGCCCAATATTCAGTATTCTACCAAATCACTATTCGTGGCaactcaaattaaaacaaatctaaaattcAATCTTAAGATTGTATCCAAAACTGCCTACtgctataaaaatgtatttatcgtCGGTAAGTAATTAAAACGTGAGACAATGAATATGTCCGGGACAGACAGCGGTGAGGGAGCATTGTTATAGCGGACCGGGATACTATACTGTACAGGGTAAGTGCAGTAAATCCAGATTTACTGTAAATACTGGCTTGTGAGGTGGAAGTGATATTTTTGATTCGGTAAGAAAAGGTAATTAGATATCTTTTTTTCTTCCTAAACCATAATTTTAGGGGAAACAAATCCAAAATGTCAGATCCAAACTCTCAGAAGGCAGAAACAGATATTATAcgacaaaaaagtttttgtaaaggGTGAAGGAAACATAcgttcaaaaagaaaaattgtaaaagATTGTTAATCAAATTCGGTTTAAAAAAGCCCTTTTTAGATATCctgtaacttaattaaaaaaagttcatatctataaaatacgtaaaaacaagtattaaaatgtGACGAAAAATCTGTAAAAGATTGTTTAGAGAGACACACAGGgatcaaaaacattaaagtataTAGAGTATTTAAGttcaaattttacaattttaaaccaCTCAAGTTATGAATTCAACAACTCTACCAAATTCACCTTCTCTACTTTCCCGCCTCTTGTCCCAACTGTTGACATCTCAGGGGTATTGTGCATCGGTTGATATTGTCAATTACAACAGCTGTTTGTGAGAGATGCTGTTTAATTCTCgttatgaagtttaaaatagaatatgatTTAATCCCTTGATCATGATCTGAATGGGGTGAGCGGAAAATAACTTTCGCTTACCTTTGTTTGTAGAGCGAGggtttaaaaaaggtttattttaacaatatttacctaCCTGTATTGTACTTATCAATGAAATTTGCTTTTAACTATGAATTAGCTGATGTCATAAAATATACCGTGCTCTGTTTATTCCTGGGTAGGTAACATGTTGTAATGTGTTAtcaatgaaaaattaattccttttttcTAGGGACTCCGTCACTGAGAAATTTAACTCTTGTGTCTTATGGTTCTCAAAATATTGCCGCTAAATTATATCTTTCAAATTTTTTAAGACTATGTAGCGGTTTGCTTCTAATTACACCAATTACAACTCTATACTATACCTAACTGTCTCCATCCTGGCTATTTGACGTCAAAAAGCTTTCTTCTTAGTTAAATAGTACCCCTTAAAACCCACGAGCCAACTTGTTATTCTCACCAAATTATACTTTCGTccatattattcattttactaataaattctCTTCTCAAAAATCAACCGCTTCGCGCACAAGACGTTATCTAACAAACAGGGTCCGTAAGTAACATTCTTCCTAAAACGCTGACCGGGTAGCAAATGTACTTGCACATGTGTTACTTTGGCCATAAGGAGTGCAACAAAACAAGCCCTTAGGACGACCAAACTCTACATTGCTTTCCTTATACCTCAGTACGTACCTCTAATCCAAGTATCTGATAATACAACCTCGAAATGAGCGGTTCCTAAGCGCTTTATACGGAGCTGGTTTATTAATCCGCTGTGCACACCGGTGTTCCCAAGTCCATCAGAAAGTTAAGTGAGTTAGGGACAGAGGGAGGCTGGGGTACAGGGGGGGCGGTAAATGGGATAGCTTGTTGGGAGAAAAAACAGATGTCAGATTTTACTAATAtgacgatttttttatgtacatgAGACAAGACAGCGGTATTATTATTCAGCTTTTGAAAGTAACAAGAAATTTAGGGGTTTAttagtattgaaaaaaatgtaactgtAAAAAACccggtttattttttaaagcaaatcAAAATCAACTCTGTTAACAGACAAAACTATTGGGCAAAGTACTGGTTTTCTCAAAATGTGTAATAGCACAGTAATATTTCAACTAGCTTACGAAAGTTATCTAAACCTGCTAGGTAACTCATAATCTTGAtagaaattcaaatttcatttactcaaaatactaaaataatcaaataataaaagcaacacTCAACTCTACATTAATAAATCGAAATAATTCAACACCAAAACGAAATTTCAACGCCCAAAAATTAATTTCGAATCATCAAAGCCTCCCAAATCGAAGGCTCTATTCATTCGTCTCCAACACCTTTAAATCACAATTCTACCAAACTCATTTCGAACAAAGTACCTAAAACGTTGAAAAGAGCAAAATGTGTCAGATGTTCACCAATTACAGGCTCGTTGAAGACATTTACGGAGGGGGCGTGGCCCTCCCTCCTGCCCTCCTCATGCCCTCCTTACTGGGAAACAATAGGTAACAGTTTAAGAAGATTACGAGCGCGCTGAGCAGTGCTAAAAGAGGTCTTAAAGAGATAGACGCAACGCGACCGAGTTCGGAAACCCTCTACCAAGGTATTAAGTAAGATTCTTGgagttgttaaagcgagatgttgCTCTATGgagtgtagagcgctgtctcgctccttTACACATAAAAGGCTGGCTTTAAAAGGAGTTAGTGGGGTTTCAAAACCCTTATAATGTACGGTTAAGCTGAGAATATCAGTTCGTTtaagttttgaatgttttaaagtttgaatatGTAGAGTTTGGAATAACTGGAGGTTTGGCTAAGGATGTATCAAGCTTTTAGTTTTGTGTGACACTTTGtatatgcttattttttttgttgaagatTTGATTTTATGTCATAGATACCTTGCAATACTTACACGTAAGACGTTGCGTaaatatagcaataaaaatcTGGAACTCGTTACCGTTTATTAATGGTATTGCCCATTCTTGCAAGAAATAtcggttaaaataaaaaacattgtcgTTGGCTCGTTTTTTAGGCGTGTAAATTGAGTGATCAGTTTAATGTACCGTAATCATACTCTAGAAATTCGCATCAAAACCATTTCAAAATTGACTTAATCACCACCTGCAGCAACTCGGCTTAATTTCACTAAGAAGAACCCAGacatccaataaaataaaacacgaccACACACATGTACACAGCTTACAGCCCTCAAACTGCCGAATTTTTGCCAAATTAATCTTTCTTCAAACACTCAGTGCTTTTCGAGAGAACCGGAGCAATTTCGATGAACAATCTCATATACACCCtgctttaaaagattttaaaggGGCTCAGACAAAAGGCGATCTGGGGAATTGTCgagtattcgattttttttattgttgctaTGTGCTGCCTTTTGATTTGTTGTATAGGATATAAATCTGTTGATTACTGAAGGTATTGAAAATAGTtacttctttaaataataataaataccatGTACCGTGTTAGGatgaagattaaataaaatatttttactcatttttttttttgtcaacgaTCTTTCCTCCAAACTGTTTGGAAAAAGGAGAGTTTTTGATAGATGCAGaaaataaaaacctcttttttctaatgttataataCCAATCCTTTAGTTACTAATAAATACCTTTGTTTGTTATAAGGAGGTTCTAACATCTTCGTATGtcttaatttaagtatttatccATATAATTAACTCTTATGATTTTCCTAAAGTCTTtgtattagaatttttaatagACAGTTTTTCAGATTTTAGTCGTGATCGTCATTAAAATctgaatgtaataaatataaaatgatttggtttggaTTGAGTGGTTGCAAtataaaatgatgcaacggtttactcacgtgtatttatcgggagtgccaagagtttcggacccaaccgtagtccttaatcatgagctgacgcggcggggtcgcgagtcgaacacttaatacttaataataaaacgtcaaaaaaggttgtatttgtttattaacacGATTACACTGACACATTATTGCAAACTTTCTACTTCtatatccaataaatataataacttcgTACATAACTCGAGTGCTCTACAAAATACTTCTCACTactaatatacattatttacaatacGCTAGAGAAAAACGGGACTTATTTATTAGACCTTAGGGTGTAAAATAGCTTCTTACGATACATTgggaaagagagatgccgctatatgCCGAATATA is part of the Trichoplusia ni isolate ovarian cell line Hi5 chromosome 7, tn1, whole genome shotgun sequence genome and encodes:
- the LOC113495880 gene encoding uncharacterized protein LOC113495880, whose translation is MTSQADQMLSILEDTAALLKKTQTNLKKCPKERLSKAGYIQTRIETLEQYWNTFKQAHQDLLKCTTREQRGVLSYFVNEEFFIQEDLYLCMLGDLKDLLAAHHKKTSDHSKCTSQSAAQLKTLLDTTSEIINSLENLKVFTGSWDPIIVFLVVQKLDPESHKEWEQSACSVNPESLSTWKDLREFLESTFRTLELVNPTTSTRTTKERVLHVSTSSNDQKKSCALCKDTHTLCHCNAFNKMALNERREHVKTNKLCFNCLAAGHSVFKCRMPMSCRICKRRHHTLLHQPKNTNELASHVEPQQATSSQADAEEKIQAMVASHHISGQKIALLATAVVILKSENGYTTALKALIDSGSQACFISEKATQILKLNKYPVNLIVSGMESMKVRVKHEVEVQVLSRWEDNFNLPIKAYVMSKPLTSNINPSSVVTETDWPHLSSIQLADENCFASGTIDLLLGVNEYVAILKQGLIKGPPGTPCAQNTHLGWILMGGTTLNVNSRENSIQVMKQEVNIEDLLKTIWEIDVDSKRTPTLKEQLCENIYKKTHKRVKEGKYIVRLPFNTENPKSAEGNTREIAKRRFVHLERRFSQNKDLKQEYTKVIEEYKELKHMEEVPTKEMNSKSVYLPHHAVIRNDKETTKTRVVFDASCKGSNGISLNDELLVGPILQEDLRSIIVRWRMHAICFASDIQKMYRMVWIDREDADFQRILWRNDPSDDIKEYRLLTVTFGTASAPYLAIRTLMQLADDEGERFPEAARILREDFYVDDVMSGCDNLKEAVRISQDLKGLLKLGGFELKKWSSNSREFMETIDPNERSSNAHLKLNVDGVIKALGIQWNLGKDQFEYSLNLPPIGNVITKRSILSDIQRLFDPLGWIAPCLVMSKILIQQLWLEKVEWDEAVNPTLAEKWSTIRSDLENVNGICINRWMGTSSSNKDCIEIHGFSDASVQAYGAVVYCRVTYSDGSVKTSIVAARTRVAPLKTISLPRLELCGALLLSRLLKQIGKALRLPASQIYAWTDSSIVISWIFGDPNKWKTFIANRVVEITTNVKGSQWYHVKSDDNPADIASRGMTVANLKTCKLWWNGPDWLPQPKIQFTRPNILPTELERKKDTLQTLNMMHGENEEEKKLWTQFNDFDSLIQLLRTITYSRRFLKQKTYKEKINSPITTEELQLSLQTCIKKAQEEEFVDEINALKGKKTIKKSSKIKSLNPYLDNAGILRVGGRLRNADLDEESKHPVILGRNSRLTVLLVAEAHTKTLHGGTQLMLTYLRSKYWILRAKALAKRAMV